A window of Bacteroidota bacterium contains these coding sequences:
- a CDS encoding 1-acyl-sn-glycerol-3-phosphate acyltransferase, producing MLYNFLNFILGIAVRVYFKSITVKKTSDIPGEGPMIIVANHPSTFLDPIVIGLQMKQKLCFLAKAEVFKSGFAKWLLPKFNMIPVYRKQDDANLMHKNEETFDKCYEHLAKKGTIMIFPEGVSLTQRKLEKIKTGAARIALGAEAANHYLLGVKILTVGLNYSNPHRFQSHLFISMDTPINVSDFAEKYKQDLFKATHELTDLIRQRLEQHIISIDDANTDKLVKRIETIYKAKLLQEIADLDLKSRPEKEKDFEMTKRIIDVVNYFKEKQPLRVQRISAMADDYFISLDRLHLKDHLLNNFSKSGSVFFRTLFTLVYLILGFPFWLFGVINNYLPYKIPYYITIAFTKKKDWHGAMFVASGVFTFIIFYSLQLYFVQHFFHNAWITLSYFAFLPISGFFAYKYYRNFSNLRGKWLVFNLFMKRATLISQLITMRQNIVNEFEKGKQEFNAL from the coding sequence TTGCTGTATAACTTCCTTAACTTTATTCTTGGCATAGCGGTGCGTGTGTATTTCAAAAGCATCACCGTAAAAAAAACTTCTGACATTCCTGGTGAAGGTCCGATGATTATTGTTGCCAATCATCCGAGCACTTTTCTTGACCCGATTGTGATTGGATTGCAGATGAAACAAAAACTTTGTTTTCTCGCCAAGGCAGAAGTTTTTAAATCAGGATTCGCGAAATGGCTGCTGCCAAAGTTCAATATGATACCTGTTTACCGCAAGCAGGATGATGCGAATTTAATGCACAAGAACGAAGAAACGTTTGACAAATGCTACGAACACTTGGCTAAGAAAGGAACTATCATGATTTTCCCGGAGGGGGTGAGTCTGACTCAGCGTAAACTGGAAAAAATAAAAACAGGAGCCGCACGCATTGCGCTTGGCGCAGAAGCAGCAAACCACTACCTACTCGGAGTTAAAATTCTCACAGTAGGTTTGAATTATTCCAATCCACATAGATTTCAAAGTCATCTTTTCATTAGCATGGATACGCCCATTAATGTTTCAGATTTCGCGGAGAAATACAAACAGGATTTATTCAAAGCCACACATGAACTCACCGATTTGATTCGCCAGCGGTTGGAGCAACATATCATTTCCATTGACGATGCCAATACCGATAAACTGGTAAAGAGAATTGAAACTATTTATAAAGCAAAACTCCTTCAGGAAATAGCTGACCTCGACTTAAAATCCCGCCCGGAAAAAGAAAAAGATTTTGAAATGACAAAACGGATTATTGATGTCGTGAATTATTTCAAAGAAAAACAGCCACTACGTGTGCAGCGCATATCTGCAATGGCGGATGATTATTTTATATCGCTCGACCGCTTGCATCTGAAAGATCATTTGCTGAACAATTTCTCCAAATCGGGTTCAGTATTTTTTCGTACTCTGTTCACATTGGTGTATCTCATTCTTGGGTTTCCGTTCTGGTTATTTGGAGTCATCAATAATTATCTGCCCTACAAGATTCCGTATTACATCACAATTGCTTTTACAAAAAAAAAGGACTGGCACGGAGCCATGTTTGTCGCTTCTGGAGTTTTTACGTTCATTATTTTTTATTCGCTTCAACTTTATTTTGTTCAACACTTTTTTCATAACGCATGGATCACTCTCTCCTACTTCGCCTTCCTCCCGATAAGCGGATTCTTCGCATATAAGTATTACAGAAACTTCAGCAACCTCAGGGGCAAATGGTTAGTGTTTAATCTTTTCATGAAGCGAGCCACGCTTATTTCGCAGCTCATCACCATGCGGCAGAATATTGTGAATGAATTTGAAAAGGGGAAACAAGAATTTAACGCGCTTTAA
- a CDS encoding T9SS type A sorting domain-containing protein — MKSKFYSSILLFSIGISSAAFASSNFVANDTRYEVRYITDNKRVPDDSYQTLLRKSSAWKSFYDNNPSWSVLFNEENQKPVMAYGEPIPVSGATVQDKALNFINTQLLSFKLPLADLSLKSVTTNAEKFDYANFFQTYQGLKVLDSRVMIKMTKAGEVVYFKTDVFSGINISTSASITEDAALNFAKNGFTETITNSYAEQGLKILPVPQYRKYEYHLVYEVYVETYDDINKVPTKYYTLVDANDGKILYRKNKVDHFAPSTQATVTVNGTIYLTNPYGNPMTGVVGLPHLKIVSGGTTYTDAMGVATNVNTGNATLTLEGLYSNTMTGTTTPSMTSNITGNPTVSFDSNSNDRERSAYYHVNIVHDFMKSLPQLTTFTTEDIPINTYVDVSGSCNAFYNGAVNFYAAGGGCNATSIINDVVYHEYGHGLNYDIYSFYSQSFSNGAMGEGYSDVWGMSITNSPIIGEGFYTANQSGIRRYDPPNRKVYPQDIVGEVHADGEIIAGAWWEVNLNMGNNLAFMSDLFIKTFPAGPNGPDGAEGQVYMDVLIAALQADDNDGNICNGTPNSGAILPAFSAHGITLYTNITVTHTPVLTATPNTTINITANATASSSICTLSGGTLFWRTSNSLPWNSSPMTYSSPTLSGTIPGQSAGTIVQYYFEVGGIITPTGTDFSPGNIPYYIMVGFTPNASLYSDMGDGQDFGTWTPVSLGNSTGTWIIAAPVASGNVQPGTAQSGTNCAVTGNAGSASDPIGTADIDGGTTRIESPSFSLASFTNPAITYYRSYSDVGGSNPGNDPWVAEISNDNGTTWTKMEDTYYSDVNWRRFAFKVLDYTTFTAQMKVRFTASDSTIASLPSNGQSVSEAALDEFQVWDGPLSTTGINQSSVIGNQFTVYPNPSNGMFNVQCLMANGSTIEIYNVLGEKVFTSTISPVGNNSNGVNHEPLTINLDAPSGIYQLNIKTDEGTVTKKVSVVK; from the coding sequence ATGAAGTCAAAATTTTACTCTTCCATTCTGCTTTTTTCTATTGGAATCAGCAGCGCTGCTTTTGCTTCGAGCAACTTTGTGGCGAATGATACCCGCTACGAAGTGCGCTACATTACCGATAACAAACGTGTGCCGGACGACAGCTACCAAACTCTTCTGCGGAAGAGTTCTGCCTGGAAATCATTCTATGACAACAATCCTTCATGGAGCGTTCTGTTCAACGAAGAAAATCAAAAGCCCGTCATGGCGTATGGTGAGCCGATTCCTGTTTCGGGCGCAACCGTGCAGGACAAAGCGTTGAACTTTATCAATACACAACTGCTCAGCTTTAAACTTCCGCTGGCTGACCTTTCATTAAAAAGTGTTACAACAAATGCCGAGAAGTTTGATTACGCAAATTTTTTTCAAACGTATCAAGGGCTGAAAGTGTTAGACAGCCGCGTGATGATTAAAATGACAAAGGCGGGAGAAGTTGTCTATTTCAAGACAGATGTGTTTTCCGGAATCAATATCAGCACCTCTGCTTCTATTACTGAAGATGCCGCCCTCAACTTCGCGAAAAATGGTTTTACAGAAACAATCACTAACTCTTATGCAGAACAAGGATTAAAAATCCTTCCTGTTCCTCAATATCGCAAATATGAATATCATTTAGTGTATGAAGTTTATGTTGAAACGTATGATGACATCAACAAAGTTCCCACTAAATATTATACGCTCGTAGATGCCAATGATGGAAAAATTCTTTACCGGAAAAATAAAGTTGACCATTTCGCTCCGAGTACGCAGGCAACAGTAACTGTGAACGGAACCATTTACCTGACCAATCCTTATGGAAACCCGATGACAGGAGTTGTTGGATTGCCTCACCTGAAAATTGTTTCGGGCGGAACTACTTATACTGATGCGATGGGCGTTGCAACCAATGTGAATACCGGAAACGCAACACTCACGCTGGAAGGATTGTACTCCAACACGATGACAGGAACCACTACTCCATCCATGACCTCAAACATCACAGGCAATCCTACTGTTTCATTCGATAGCAATTCAAATGACCGCGAACGCTCTGCATACTATCACGTCAACATCGTTCATGATTTCATGAAATCGCTTCCGCAATTAACAACCTTTACAACAGAAGATATCCCCATTAATACCTACGTGGATGTTTCCGGAAGCTGCAATGCGTTCTATAATGGCGCTGTGAATTTTTATGCTGCTGGCGGTGGCTGCAACGCAACTTCTATTATTAATGATGTGGTGTATCACGAATACGGTCACGGATTAAATTATGACATCTATAGTTTTTACAGTCAATCTTTTTCAAACGGAGCAATGGGTGAAGGTTATTCTGACGTTTGGGGAATGTCTATCACCAACAGCCCTATTATCGGTGAAGGATTTTACACAGCGAACCAAAGCGGAATCCGCAGATATGATCCGCCCAACAGGAAAGTGTATCCACAGGATATTGTGGGCGAAGTTCATGCCGATGGAGAAATTATTGCCGGTGCCTGGTGGGAAGTTAATCTGAATATGGGAAACAATCTTGCCTTCATGTCTGATTTATTTATAAAAACTTTTCCTGCCGGTCCGAATGGTCCCGATGGTGCTGAAGGACAGGTTTACATGGATGTGCTCATTGCCGCGCTTCAGGCAGATGACAATGACGGCAACATCTGCAACGGGACGCCAAACAGCGGAGCTATTCTTCCGGCATTTTCAGCACACGGCATTACATTGTACACCAACATAACCGTTACGCATACACCTGTTTTAACTGCAACCCCAAATACAACCATCAACATTACAGCAAATGCCACTGCATCAAGTAGCATATGCACCCTTTCCGGAGGAACTTTATTCTGGAGAACAAGCAATTCTCTGCCGTGGAATTCATCGCCCATGACTTACAGTTCTCCAACGCTGAGCGGAACAATTCCCGGGCAATCGGCAGGAACCATTGTTCAGTATTATTTTGAAGTAGGAGGAATTATTACTCCAACAGGAACTGATTTCAGTCCCGGAAACATTCCTTATTATATAATGGTCGGGTTCACACCCAACGCAAGTTTGTACAGCGATATGGGCGATGGGCAGGATTTCGGAACGTGGACTCCTGTTAGTTTAGGCAACAGCACCGGAACATGGATTATTGCCGCACCCGTTGCTTCAGGCAATGTTCAGCCCGGCACAGCACAGAGCGGAACAAATTGCGCTGTAACCGGCAATGCAGGTTCCGCAAGCGATCCTATCGGAACAGCCGACATTGACGGAGGCACTACACGAATTGAATCTCCTTCTTTCAGTTTGGCAAGTTTCACAAATCCGGCAATTACTTATTATCGTTCTTACTCAGATGTTGGCGGTTCAAATCCGGGCAACGATCCATGGGTGGCAGAAATTTCGAACGACAACGGAACTACCTGGACAAAAATGGAAGACACCTATTATTCAGATGTGAACTGGAGAAGATTTGCTTTCAAGGTGCTTGACTATACCACTTTCACCGCTCAAATGAAAGTGCGCTTCACCGCTTCAGACAGCACCATTGCATCTCTTCCGAGCAACGGACAAAGTGTATCAGAAGCCGCGCTGGATGAATTTCAGGTGTGGGACGGACCCTTGTCAACAACCGGGATAAATCAGTCATCAGTTATCGGTAATCAGTTTACAGTTTATCCGAACCCATCTAACGGAATGTTTAATGTGCAATGTTTAATGGCTAATGGATCAACCATTGAAATCTACAACGTGCTTGGAGAAAAAGTATTTACATCAACCATTAGCCCCGTAGGAAACAATTCCAACGGGGTAAACCATGAACCATTAACCATTAACCTTGATGCACCCTCTGGCATCTATCAACTGAATATAAAAACTGATGAGGGAACTGTTACGAAGAAGGTTTCTGTGGTAAAATAA
- a CDS encoding ATP-binding cassette domain-containing protein, with the protein MSERILKALMQMFAIIAKVDGVSNSGRLIVQSFLKQQLNQEMVEQYLKLFDQFLEDYHKVSQRKEGAAKRTSLGSVKVLKICSQINTELEQKQKVVVFVRLLEFIYSSNDISQQELEFVQTVAETFNISDDEFKRMIEFVRSQADAVPDSTYLLVVDNKDAKPNFKVKHIQSVHLTGQIRVLQIQSVSMYIMKHFGTDALYLNGQVIGQDKLYILTEGSSIRSPRVHPIYYSDIIGRFLADTSKAKTSFVAEIEEYKFPTGKIGLRNVNIYEESGKLIGIMGGSGAGKSTLLNVLNGNEIPSKGHVLINGINIHTERDKAEGIIGMIPQDDLLIEELSVFQNLFYNAKLCFDNLTDYEITERVNSVLQDLGLFEARNLKVGSPLEKTISGGQRKRLNIALELIREPSVLFVDEPTSGLSSRDSENIMDLMKELARKGKLLFVVIHQPSSDIYKMFDKMIILDVGGYPIYYGNPVDAIIYFKRLINHVKSDESECVECGNVNPEQIFNIIESKVLDEYGNLTRNRKISPPEWNVHYVEQIEKELVKPTEVNESVPSTLSIPNKLKQFKVFVTRDVLSKLANRQYMSINFLEAPLLGFILAFMVRFYNTDISNKTGYIFRENENLISYLFMSVVVALFIGMMVSAEEIIKDRKILKREKFLNLSKGSYLFSKLTILFTLSAIQMIMFIAVGNSILNIKGMYFDYWFVLFTTACCANVLGLNISSAFNSAITVYIIIPILLIPQLLLSGVIVKFDKLNPILTTQKNVPFAGEMMTSRWAFEALAVNQFKENKFEKQFYYYDKKKSVVDFVKNYWVSKIRSKVDVSLTNLNDPKLKDQVVSDLEFIKNEISKETKRDKNIKCSVIDKLEYGKFNEEVAGQTNAYLDQLQGYLNKVYNKTDKAREDILAKKNSTEQGRKEFIQMQNEYTNESLNDFVLNKNDLNKIIEADGELIQRADPVFLDPPSNKFLRAHFYAPRKSLFGKFFDTYWVNMLVIWSMTLTLVITLYFDALKKLIDGAENLFSKIGGGKKQD; encoded by the coding sequence ATGAGTGAACGTATATTAAAAGCCCTGATGCAGATGTTCGCCATCATTGCGAAAGTGGATGGCGTTTCCAATTCAGGAAGATTAATTGTACAGTCATTTCTGAAACAGCAGCTGAACCAGGAAATGGTGGAACAATACCTGAAACTTTTTGACCAGTTTCTCGAAGATTACCATAAAGTTTCTCAGCGCAAGGAAGGTGCGGCAAAAAGAACTTCGCTCGGCTCGGTAAAGGTGTTGAAAATATGTTCTCAGATAAACACCGAACTGGAACAAAAACAAAAAGTGGTTGTGTTTGTGCGCCTTCTGGAATTTATTTATTCCAGCAATGATATTTCACAGCAGGAATTGGAATTTGTGCAAACCGTTGCTGAAACGTTTAACATCAGCGATGACGAGTTCAAGCGAATGATTGAGTTTGTTCGCAGTCAGGCGGATGCTGTTCCTGATTCAACGTATCTGCTGGTAGTTGATAACAAAGACGCTAAGCCGAATTTTAAAGTAAAGCATATTCAGTCCGTTCATCTCACAGGGCAAATCCGCGTTTTGCAGATTCAGAGCGTGAGCATGTACATCATGAAACATTTCGGAACGGATGCGCTTTACCTGAACGGACAGGTTATCGGTCAGGATAAATTATACATCCTTACAGAAGGATCCTCCATTCGCAGCCCCCGCGTTCACCCGATTTATTACAGCGATATCATCGGGCGATTCCTTGCCGACACGTCAAAAGCAAAAACTTCTTTCGTTGCCGAAATTGAAGAATATAAATTCCCTACAGGAAAAATTGGGTTGCGTAACGTAAATATTTATGAAGAGTCAGGGAAACTTATCGGCATCATGGGTGGAAGCGGTGCCGGAAAATCAACGCTCCTCAATGTACTGAACGGAAACGAAATTCCCAGCAAAGGGCATGTCCTCATCAATGGAATAAATATTCACACGGAAAGAGACAAAGCAGAAGGAATCATAGGAATGATTCCGCAGGATGATTTGCTGATTGAAGAACTTTCAGTTTTTCAGAATTTGTTTTATAATGCCAAACTTTGTTTTGATAATCTCACCGATTACGAAATTACCGAGCGAGTAAATTCCGTTCTGCAGGATCTGGGATTGTTTGAAGCGCGGAATCTGAAAGTAGGTTCGCCTCTGGAAAAAACAATTTCTGGCGGACAGCGCAAGCGTTTGAACATTGCTCTTGAATTGATTCGCGAGCCATCCGTTCTTTTTGTGGATGAGCCCACTTCCGGCCTTTCATCGCGCGATTCGGAAAACATCATGGACCTGATGAAAGAACTTGCGCGCAAAGGAAAACTTTTGTTCGTGGTGATTCACCAGCCATCGTCAGACATTTATAAAATGTTTGACAAGATGATTATTCTTGATGTGGGCGGCTACCCGATTTATTATGGAAACCCGGTTGACGCCATCATTTATTTCAAGCGCCTCATCAATCATGTGAAGAGCGATGAAAGCGAATGTGTAGAGTGCGGCAACGTAAATCCCGAACAGATTTTTAATATCATTGAATCAAAAGTATTGGATGAATACGGAAACCTCACGCGCAACCGTAAAATTTCACCGCCTGAATGGAATGTGCATTATGTTGAGCAGATAGAAAAAGAACTGGTCAAGCCGACAGAAGTTAATGAATCGGTTCCAAGCACGCTGAGCATTCCCAATAAGCTAAAGCAGTTCAAGGTTTTTGTAACGCGCGATGTTCTTTCAAAACTCGCCAACAGGCAATACATGTCTATCAATTTTCTGGAAGCGCCACTGCTCGGTTTTATTCTTGCTTTCATGGTAAGGTTTTACAATACGGATATTTCTAACAAGACAGGATATATTTTCCGTGAGAATGAAAATCTTATTTCTTACCTTTTTATGTCAGTGGTGGTAGCTCTCTTTATTGGCATGATGGTGAGCGCAGAAGAAATCATTAAGGACAGGAAAATTCTGAAACGGGAAAAATTTCTGAATCTCAGCAAAGGAAGCTACCTTTTTTCAAAACTGACGATATTATTTACACTTTCAGCTATACAGATGATTATGTTTATTGCTGTCGGGAATTCTATTCTCAACATAAAAGGAATGTATTTCGACTATTGGTTTGTTTTGTTCACTACTGCCTGTTGCGCCAACGTTCTTGGTTTGAATATTTCATCCGCATTCAATTCAGCCATCACGGTTTATATTATCATTCCGATTCTTCTTATCCCTCAGCTGCTTCTTAGCGGAGTCATAGTTAAATTTGACAAATTGAATCCGATTCTCACCACTCAGAAAAATGTTCCCTTTGCTGGCGAAATGATGACCTCGCGCTGGGCATTTGAAGCGCTTGCCGTAAATCAATTTAAAGAAAATAAATTTGAAAAGCAGTTCTATTATTATGACAAGAAAAAATCAGTAGTAGATTTTGTTAAAAATTATTGGGTATCAAAAATCAGGTCTAAAGTAGATGTCTCCCTTACTAATTTGAACGACCCCAAATTAAAGGATCAGGTTGTAAGCGATTTAGAATTTATTAAAAATGAAATTTCAAAAGAGACCAAACGCGATAAAAATATTAAATGCTCAGTCATTGATAAATTAGAATACGGAAAATTCAATGAAGAAGTGGCGGGGCAAACCAATGCTTATTTGGATCAGCTTCAAGGTTATCTTAATAAAGTGTACAACAAAACAGATAAGGCGAGAGAAGATATTCTTGCGAAGAAAAACTCTACCGAACAAGGTCGCAAAGAGTTCATTCAAATGCAAAATGAATACACGAACGAAAGTTTAAATGATTTTGTTCTCAATAAAAATGATTTAAATAAGATCATTGAGGCAGATGGAGAACTCATTCAGCGTGCCGACCCTGTTTTTCTCGACCCTCCTTCAAATAAATTTTTACGCGCTCATTTTTATGCTCCAAGAAAATCACTCTTCGGAAAATTCTTTGACACCTATTGGGTGAACATGTTGGTCATCTGGTCCATGACACTTACGCTTGTGATTACGCTTTACTTTGATGCGCTCAAGAAATTAATTGACGGAGCAGAGAATCTTTTCTCCAAAATCGGAGGCGGTAAAAAACAAGATTGA
- a CDS encoding saccharopine dehydrogenase NADP-binding domain-containing protein, with translation MKNILLIGAGRSASTLIKYLLDNSQKENWKITVADISLELAEQKTNHHSNAHAIALDINNEEQRAAEISKVDLVISMLPATMHLPVAKECLKQKKHLVTASYVSKQMKELDADAKKAGVIFLNEIGLDPGIDHLSAMKVIDEVKAKGGTMITFKSYCGGLVAPESNDNPWGYKFTWNPRAVVMAGQSGDSTGATAQFLEDGKTKYVPYTRLFSNVETISVDGWGKFEAYANRDSLSYMELYGLHDVKNMLRGTLRMPGFCKAWNAFIQLGLTDDNCKVSNSSTISYAELIDSFLPSPHPSPRGRGRKGEGSVKKKLAKFLREKDNSPVMKKLDWLGLFKNQKIGLQNSSPAEILLDLLMKKWSLKEHDKDMVVMQHLFEYKEPSLKSQVSSLKRTAKGKIQKLTSSMVVIGDDQINTAMSKTVGLPLAISTKLILNGKINLTGVWIPTVKEIYNPVLAELEKFGITFIEKHN, from the coding sequence ATGAAAAATATTCTTCTCATAGGTGCCGGGCGTTCTGCCTCTACATTAATAAAGTACCTGCTTGATAATTCTCAAAAAGAGAACTGGAAGATCACCGTTGCTGATATTTCTCTTGAACTCGCTGAGCAGAAAACAAATCATCATTCAAATGCGCATGCCATTGCTTTGGATATTAATAATGAAGAGCAACGAGCTGCAGAAATCAGTAAGGTTGACTTGGTTATTTCCATGCTTCCCGCCACCATGCATCTGCCTGTGGCGAAAGAATGTTTGAAGCAGAAAAAACATCTGGTCACTGCAAGCTATGTTTCCAAGCAGATGAAAGAATTGGATGCGGATGCAAAAAAAGCGGGCGTAATTTTTCTGAATGAGATTGGATTGGACCCGGGCATAGACCATCTTTCCGCCATGAAGGTGATTGATGAAGTGAAAGCCAAAGGCGGAACGATGATAACTTTCAAATCCTATTGCGGTGGATTAGTAGCTCCCGAATCAAACGATAATCCATGGGGATATAAATTCACCTGGAACCCGCGTGCTGTGGTGATGGCAGGGCAGTCTGGTGATTCCACCGGAGCAACTGCTCAGTTTCTAGAGGATGGAAAAACAAAATATGTTCCTTACACAAGATTGTTTTCGAATGTTGAAACAATTTCTGTGGACGGTTGGGGAAAGTTTGAAGCATACGCCAACCGCGATTCTCTTTCTTATATGGAATTGTACGGATTACACGATGTAAAAAATATGCTTCGCGGCACTTTGCGTATGCCCGGCTTCTGCAAAGCGTGGAATGCCTTCATTCAACTCGGGCTTACGGATGATAACTGCAAAGTCTCTAACTCTTCAACTATTTCTTACGCTGAACTGATTGATTCCTTTTTGCCCTCACCCCATCCCTCACCCCGAGGGAGAGGGAGAAAGGGAGAGGGCTCTGTAAAAAAGAAACTGGCAAAGTTTCTCCGCGAAAAAGATAACTCCCCTGTAATGAAAAAGCTGGATTGGCTTGGCCTATTTAAGAATCAGAAAATAGGTTTACAAAATTCATCTCCCGCAGAAATTCTTCTTGACTTATTAATGAAGAAATGGAGTTTGAAAGAACACGATAAAGACATGGTGGTGATGCAGCATCTTTTTGAATACAAAGAACCAAGTCTCAAGTCTCAAGTCTCAAGTCTCAAGAGAACAGCCAAAGGCAAAATTCAGAAACTAACTTCATCGATGGTTGTGATAGGTGATGACCAGATTAATACTGCCATGTCAAAAACAGTTGGGCTTCCACTCGCAATTTCTACCAAACTTATTCTGAACGGAAAAATAAATCTTACTGGTGTGTGGATTCCTACTGTAAAAGAAATTTACAATCCTGTTCTGGCGGAACTGGAAAAATTTGGAATTACATTTATAGAAAAACATAACTGA
- a CDS encoding RNA-binding protein, protein MKLFVKNIHPEVNELELESIFAVHGEILSTKIIYDRADWSSKGFGFVEFEKKADALKAIEALNGKEHRGKMLEVKEAVEKKNRFDKIN, encoded by the coding sequence ATGAAACTATTTGTAAAAAACATTCATCCTGAGGTAAATGAACTTGAACTGGAAAGCATCTTTGCCGTTCACGGAGAAATCCTTTCCACCAAAATTATTTATGACCGTGCCGACTGGTCATCCAAAGGATTTGGGTTTGTAGAATTTGAAAAGAAAGCCGATGCGCTCAAAGCCATAGAAGCATTGAACGGAAAAGAGCATCGGGGAAAAATGTTGGAAGTGAAAGAAGCAGTGGAGAAGAAAAATAGGTTTGACAAGATTAATTAA
- a CDS encoding four helix bundle protein, which yields MNKTKKYTEPEINSSYVEEPHVGYNEAKDFTSLICWQKARSIKLFFYAKIIPLMPKAEEFNLAFQMRKSCVSITENIAEGYERFHYQELLQFCRIARGSMFELKDDLITCIDLKFISEDLYNEGIKLIEGAKLH from the coding sequence ATGAACAAAACAAAAAAATATACGGAACCAGAAATTAATAGCTCCTATGTGGAAGAGCCGCATGTTGGTTATAATGAAGCAAAAGATTTTACTTCATTAATATGCTGGCAGAAAGCACGTAGTATTAAATTATTTTTTTATGCTAAAATAATTCCTTTAATGCCAAAAGCCGAAGAATTCAACTTGGCTTTTCAAATGAGGAAATCCTGCGTTAGTATAACAGAAAATATTGCAGAAGGATACGAAAGATTTCATTACCAGGAGTTGTTGCAGTTTTGCAGAATTGCAAGAGGATCGATGTTTGAATTGAAGGATGATTTAATTACATGCATTGACTTAAAATTTATTTCTGAGGATTTATATAATGAGGGAATAAAGTTAATTGAGGGGGCAAAGTTACATTGA
- a CDS encoding sugar MFS transporter, translating into MQKKSNLVPIFILGALFFIFGFVTWLNGTLIQYLKIACELNTFQSLLVAFAFYISYFVMALPSSWVLQKTGFKKGMMLGLFVMAGGALLFIPAAHSRTYELFLLGLFVIGTGLSILQTASNPYITIVGPIESAAARISVMGICNKAAGVLAPIILGAIVLSDADALVKELQQLDEAQKIIKLDELALRVVLPYSLMAAVLILLGLMIYFSPLPEIEDAAPSNSPDGGGLRGRSPSLRDGRGGLGIFQFPNLVLGVIALFLYVGVEVMAGDTIGNYGQSQGILLSETKNFTAYTLIAMVIGYIVGILTIPKLISQAFALSISAIIGIIFTIIAVTTRGYTSVLCIALLGLANALMWPAIWPLAIHGLGKFTKTGSALLIMAIAGGATLPLLYGKLADISSIGHQYAYLIMIPCYLFILYYSIKGYKISKW; encoded by the coding sequence ATGCAAAAAAAATCCAACCTTGTTCCGATTTTCATACTGGGAGCATTGTTTTTTATTTTCGGTTTTGTTACCTGGCTCAACGGAACCCTCATTCAGTATTTGAAAATCGCCTGTGAGTTAAACACGTTTCAATCTCTTTTAGTAGCGTTTGCATTTTACATTTCCTATTTCGTAATGGCGCTTCCTTCTTCATGGGTGCTGCAAAAAACTGGTTTCAAAAAAGGAATGATGCTCGGATTATTCGTGATGGCTGGCGGTGCTTTACTTTTTATTCCTGCCGCTCATTCGCGTACTTACGAATTATTTCTTCTCGGACTTTTTGTAATCGGAACAGGTTTGTCCATTCTTCAAACTGCCTCTAATCCTTATATAACCATAGTAGGTCCGATTGAAAGCGCAGCGGCAAGAATCAGCGTGATGGGTATTTGCAATAAAGCGGCTGGCGTGCTGGCGCCAATTATTCTTGGTGCCATTGTTTTGTCAGATGCCGATGCGTTGGTAAAAGAATTACAGCAATTGGATGAAGCGCAAAAAATCATTAAGCTGGATGAACTTGCTTTACGTGTGGTTCTTCCTTATTCTTTAATGGCGGCTGTTCTGATACTCCTTGGATTGATGATTTATTTTTCTCCGCTTCCTGAAATAGAAGATGCTGCCCCCTCCAACTCCCCCGATGGGGGAGGGTTGCGTGGTCGATCTCCCTCCCTTCGGGATGGTCGGGGTGGGCTTGGTATTTTCCAGTTTCCGAATTTAGTTCTTGGCGTTATAGCGCTTTTTCTTTATGTTGGTGTTGAAGTAATGGCAGGTGATACCATCGGCAATTACGGTCAATCACAGGGAATTTTATTATCCGAAACAAAAAATTTTACTGCTTATACTTTAATTGCAATGGTGATAGGATATATTGTTGGAATTCTTACAATACCTAAACTAATTTCACAGGCATTTGCTCTTTCTATTTCTGCAATAATTGGCATTATATTTACCATTATAGCAGTAACCACTCGGGGATACACTTCTGTTCTCTGCATTGCATTGCTCGGACTTGCAAACGCGTTGATGTGGCCTGCTATCTGGCCTCTTGCCATTCACGGCTTGGGAAAATTCACCAAGACAGGTTCTGCATTGCTCATCATGGCGATTGCCGGAGGCGCAACACTTCCTCTTCTCTACGGAAAACTTGCCGACATTTCTTCCATCGGACATCAGTATGCCTATCTGATAATGATTCCCTGTTATCTTTTCATTTTATATTACAGCATTAAAGGATATAAAATTTCTAAATGGTGA